The Coccidioides posadasii str. Silveira chromosome 3, complete sequence genome contains a region encoding:
- a CDS encoding uncharacterized protein (TransMembrane:1 (o32-50i)), protein MVLDEHLPTTATATANNNTMLEPFYDGLGGELSLLMKALTILFFSIYCTISRPKVGYGQLSILQDLRQPRPSNCEPWIFWDPVFSTEEARSNEAERLKGRVKRVRDEIAAKRNDDMVI, encoded by the exons ATGGTTTTAGACGAGCACTTACCTAcgacagcaacagcaacagcaaaCAACAACACTATGTTGGAGCCTTTCTACGATGGGCTTGGAGGTGAATTGTCTTTGCTAATGAAAGCTTTGACcatattatttttttccatCTACTGCACTATCAGCCGCCCAAAGGTTGGTTATGGCCAG CTCTCCATACTACAAGACTTGCGACAGCCTAGGCCATCAAATTGCGAACCATGGATCTTCTGGGACCCGGTCTTCTCCACGGAAGAGGCAAGGAGCAACGAAGCCGAACGCCTGAAAGGCAGAGTCAAAAGGGTGCGGGATGAAATTGCAGCGAAACGAAACGATGACATGGTCATCTAG
- a CDS encoding uncharacterized protein (SECRETED:SignalP(1-19)~EggNog:ENOG410PIFS~COG:O~TransMembrane:1 (n7-14c19/20o632-650i)~MEROPS:MER0016549), whose product MRVSTRLSLPILLVRTVAGKYFPPTPEGVRVVNSRYDEDIKISYKENDICETTEGVRSYTGYVHLPPHTLDDVNVDQDYTINTFFWFFESRKDPANAPLSIWMNGGPGSSSMIGLFQENGPCFVNDDSNSTYLNPWSWNNEVNMLYIDQPNQVGFSYDTLTNVTRNTVAEESEWQVADFSQGVPEQNNTFFVGTTSSQNSRNSANSTMNAARSLWHFAQVWFQEFPEYRPNDDRVSIWTESYGGRYGPSFAAFFQEQNEKIRNGTITRDGEMHLINLDTLGIINGCVDLLIQAPSYLHYAYNNTYGIQAINETVFNTGLEDWEKPGGCRDMINNCRQLSAEGDPYMYGNNQTVNEACMRTEQYCGEHVELLYILYGDRGVYDIGHPSADPFPPNYYLGYLSQAHVQAAMGIPVNFTVSSTAVYSGFSATGDYPRNDVRGYLEDIAYLLDSGVKVALVYGDRDYICNWIGGEEVSLAIDYSESDMFRSAGYTDIQVNSSFVGGQVRQYGNFSFSRIYQAGHEVPAYQPEASYQVFQRIQFNKDIATGTIDTAQRRDYGTSGTESTFHIKNDPPPDPAPQCYILELSTCTREQVEKIRSGDALIRNYILIEDGATPTGTGTAPSATATGAGARAGFSVGLLSFVTMVLGISFA is encoded by the exons ATGCGCGTGTCGACGCGTCTTTCGCTTCCTATCCTACTCGTTCGGACTGTTGCTGGGAAGTATTTCCCACCAACGCCAGAAGGTGTCAGGGTGGTGAACTCCAGGTACgatgaagatattaagatatCCTATAAAGAA AACGATATCTGTGAGACGACTGAGGGAGTCAGGTCTTATACCGGATATGTCCACCTACCACCCCATACATTGGATGACGTCAATGTCGACCAAGACTACACTATCAATACTTTTTTCTGGTTCTTCGAGTCCCGCAAAGATCCGGCAAACGCCCCATTGTCGATATGGATGAACGGCGGCCCTGGTTCGTCTTCCATGATCGGCCTGTTCCAAGAGAACGGCCCATGCTTCGTCAATGATGATTCTAATTCGACTTATTTGAATCCTTGGTCGTGGAATAACGAGGTGAATATGCTGTACATTGATCAGCCAAATCAAGTTGGTTTCAGCTATGACACGTTAACAAACGTCACCCGCAATACCGTCGCTGAGGAGAGTGAATGGCAAGTTGCAGATTTTTCTCAGGGAGTGCCTGAGCAGAACAATACATTCTTCGTTGGCACCACGAGTTCTCAAAACTCGCGTAACTCTGCAAACTCTACCATGAACGCTGCTCGTTCTCTGTGGCATTTTGCCCAGGTGTGGTTCCAGGAATTCCCAGAGTATAGGCCGAATGACGACAGGGTGAGTATCTGGACTGAGTCCTATGGAGGTCGGTACGGTCCATCTTTTGCTGCCTTCTTCCAAGAGCAAAATGAGAAGATTAGGAATGGGACTATCACAAGAGATGGAGAAATGCACCTCATTAATCTGGACACTCTCGGCATTATCAACGGCTGTGTCGATCTGCTTATCCAAGCGCCGTCCTACCTCCATTACGCCTACAACAATACCTATGGAATCCAAGCTATCAACGAAACTGTTTTCAATACTGGGCTTGAAGATTGGGAGAAACCCGGAGGCTGTCGCGATATGATCAATAACTGTCGACAACTCTCTGCTGAAGGCGACCCATATATGTACGGAAATAACCAAACGGTTAACGAGGCCTGTATGAGAACAGAACAATACTGCGGTGAGCACGTCGAGCTGCTATATATTCTATATGGCGATAGAGGAGTTTACGACATCGGTCATCCCAGTGCCGATCCCTTCCCGCCAAATTATTACCTGGGATACCTGAGCCAGGCGCATGTGCAAGCTGCCATGGGTATTCCCGTTAATTTTACAGTGTCATCCACTGCTGTTTACAGCGGGTTCTCTGCGACTGGGGACTATCCAAGAAACGATGTCCGTGGTTATCTTGAAGATATTGCTTATCTTCTAGATTCAGGGGTCAAGGTTGCTTTGGTCTATGGAGATCGAGACTATATATGCAATTGGATCGGAGGCGAGGAGGTCAGTCTTGCGATTGACTATTCTGAATCGGACATGTTCAGGTCCGCGGGTTATACAGATATCCAGGTAAATTCTTCCTTCGTTGGAGGACAAGTCCGGCAGTATGGCAATTTCTCGTTTTCGAGAATTTACCAAGCTGGCCACGAGGTCCCCGCTTATCAGCCAGAAGCATCGTACCAGGTGTTCCAGCGTATCCAATTCAATAAAGACATTGCAACTGGCACAATTGATACGGCCCAGAGAAGAGACTATGGTACCTCCGGCACAGAGTCAACCTTCCATATAAAGAATGATCCACCTCCGGATCCCGCCCCTCAGTGTTATATCCTCGAACTTTCCACATGTACTAGAGAGCAGGTCGAGAAGATTAGAAGCGGAGATGCCCTGATCAGGAATTACATTTTGATTGAAGATGGTGCAACTCCAACTGGGACCGGTACAGCACCGTCAGCTACTGCTACTGGTGCAGGTGCCAGAGCCGGTTTCTCGGTGGGCTTGCTCAGCTTTGTGACTATGGTTCTTGGTATCTCTTTTGCATGA
- a CDS encoding uncharacterized protein (EggNog:ENOG410PKWZ~COG:L~BUSCO:3688at33183) — MPAVFKNKTVVLSGTFPGYKQADLKNLIETNGGTFSAKVTDDCTHLVCTQKEFENNGTKNKQASSVTGISIVSSAWLFESVSSKKCKKESEYLWSTLNKTQAAATSAANGTADATAASNPRRSARNSQAQAQSQTQPQPQPQPQHQTKSQAKAPKKNNKRALDSTTGGTITDTAQADTEPPAKKKKETKAETQRKIDIPVDSGFSNRQNYHVYVDPDGLIYDAALNQTNRMNNNNKFYFIQILEPNDMSGQYTTWMRWGRVGEFGQSSFYKDQSLEAAISTFGKKFKDKSGLSWKNRFDSPKAGKYMFLERDYEVESEDEKEEKVKKEDEEEEEVDVKMAECTLSEPIQHVVSLIFNQSYWANAMATLDYDANKLPLGKLSKRTLQKGFELLKDLSDMVNNGQFHGTALEIINNQYFTVIPHALGRGRIPLINNERMIKKEIALLEALTDMEIANEILKGSKKSDAADPIHPLDQQFAGLGLQEMTPLDPEGTEYRQLEDYLIKTHGDTHYIKYNLKYIFRIERKDENDRFLNSPYANIKNSNRRLLWHGSRTTNYGGILSQGLRIAPPEAPVTGYMFGKGVYFADISSKSANYCCHHNSGNTGLLLLCDVELGDPMLELTHSDYHAGDRAKDENKLATLGMGRTVPYGWRDAGSVHEDLAGVLMPDTTEAPRSCDDGQNRSLYYNEYIVYDVAQIRIKYLFCVGMS; from the exons ATGCCTGCGGTCTTCAAGAATAAAACCGTGGTCCTGAGCGGCACCTTTCCAGGTTATAAACAGG CCGACCTAAAGAATTTAATTGAGACCAATGGCGGAACATTTAGCGCGAAGGTGACGGATGACTGCACTCATCTTGTCTGCACCCAGAAGGAGTTCGAAAACAATGGCACCAAAA ATAAACAGGCCTCCTCCGTCACTGGAATCAGCATCGTTTCATCGGCCTGGCTATTCGAGTCAGTTTCGTCCAAAAAATGCAAAAAGGAATCCGAATATCTCTGGTCCACGCTGAATAAGACCCAGGCTGCTGCGACTTCCGCAGCAAATGGTACCGCCGATGCCACGGCTGCCAGTAATCCGAGGCGTTCCGCCCGCAATTCGCAGGCCCAAGCTCAATCACAAACTCAACCACAGCCTCAGCCTCAGCCTCAGCATCAGACAAAATCCCAAGCAAAAGCGCCAAAGAAGAATAACAAGCGCGCCTTAGATTCCACTACTGGTGGTACTATCACAGACACTGCACAAGCCGACACAGAACCGCccgcaaagaagaaaaaagagacaaAAGCAGAGACTCAGAGGAAGATAGATATCCCTGTTGATTCTGGTTTCTCAAATAGAC AGAACTATCATGTTTACGTTGATCCGGACGGTCTTATATATGACGCAGCGCTGAATCAGACAAACCGCATGAACAATAACAACAAGTTCTACTTTATTCAGATCCTTGAGCCAAACGATATGAGTGGCCAATATACGACATGGATGCGCTGGGGAAGAGTGGGAGAGTTTGGTCAGTCGTCTTTTTACAAAGACCAGAGCTTGGAAGCAGCCATATCGACCTTTGGGAAAAAGTTCAAAGATAAGTCCGGCCTTTCTTGGAAAAATAGATTCGATAGCCCAAAGGCTGGTAAATACATGTTCCTTGAGCGTGATTATGAGGTCGAGTCCGAGGATGAGAAAGAGGAAAAGGTTAAgaaggaagacgaagaagaggaagaggtcGACGTGAAGATGGCAGAGTGCACGTTGTCAGAGCCGATACAGCACGTTGTCTCCcttatcttcaatcagtcGTATTGGGCGAACGCTATGGCTACCTTGGATTACGATGCCAACAAACTCCCTCTTGGAAAACTCAGCAAACGGACGCTCCAAAAGGGATTCGAGCTCCTGAAGGACCTGTCAGATATGGTGAATAACGGACAGTTTCATGGAACGGCGCTCGAAATCATCAATAACCAGTACTTTACCGTCATACCGCACGCGCTTGGCCGCGGCCGTATTCCATTAATTAACAACGAGCGGATGATCAAAAAGGAGATTGCACTTCTTGAGGCATTGACAGATATGGAGATTGCAAACGAAATTCTGAAAGGCTCGAAGAAGAGCGACGCGGCCGACCCTATTCATCCGCTTGATCAACAATTTGCTGGGTTGGGACTGCAGGAAATGACGCCTT TGGATCCTGAGGGAACAGAATACAGACAGCTCGAGGATTATCTGATTAAGACACACGGTGATACTCACTACATTAAGTACAAC CTAAAATACATTTTCCGGATTGAACGCAAGGACGAGAATGATCGTTTCCTGAATTCACCCTATGCTAATATCAAAAACAGCAATCGGCGGCTCTTGTGGCATGGCTCACGTACAACCAACTATGGTGGTATCTTGAGCCAAGGGCTGCGCATTGCTCCTCCGGAGGCGCCGGTCACAGGCTATATGTTCGGCAAAGGCGTTTACTTTGCAGATATTTCCAGTAAATCGGCCAACTACTGCTGCCATCACAACAGTGGCAATACAGGTCTCCTACTTCTCTGTGACGTGGAACTTGGTGATCCGATGTTGGAACTGACACACTCCGATTACCACGCGGGCGACCGTGCAAAGGATGAAAATAAATTGGCAACACTAGGCATGGGTCGCACTGTTCCATATGGCTGGAGAGATGCTGGTTCCGTGCATGAGGACCTTGCTGGAGTGCTGATGCCAGATACGACGGAAGCTCCTCGCTCTTGCGATGATGGTCAGAATCGGAGTTTGTATTACAACGAGTACATTGTTTATGATGTGGCTCAGATCAGGATTAAGTATTTATTTTGCGTTGGTATGTCGTGA
- a CDS encoding uncharacterized protein (EggNog:ENOG410PJEK~COG:A~BUSCO:9102at33183) yields MARTKGLLDSPSKQLMQDLIRDLEQVRLHNSELKRVKQYERRSFYERLDQIDREREEVHNAALSAAAAKRDQLRREAEETLHQHLRAAEEERRRKEEEERRRKEKIEREKAEKERREREEAARREAERKAREEQRRRQAEETERIRKAKEEAEKKAREEREERERLEQEKKKQEEERLKVQKEQEKKVAEQKRPEIREFLGETRRTPQEVTEHKRYLELHKHLKQFRKYMVDETKKNPVLKQHMGDMRRTIKKCVGQLLTNDTAANRTPTNEIVTILKKASALQEPSIDIRQFIAFPPPHVVNEESKVPALLIYLLNIFAKAIIAQLVAEAGVTPKCAGPLGVLTAQVFSMDAFVYKGCSMIDILLAKYHVVCPVLWGFYGSESTQTGKTALGWWRDEPDGPFVSRQVHEERMIGLGAGFAAISLRDFSKTSRQNPLPNTHFWKALSIIVNVPPEEIQDTHLTVLGAMLKFSAQRVVGFWGDLGLLALRHAIVTFPSSLSKKSSARSSVEILRDLYAREHCILI; encoded by the exons ATGGCTCGCACCAAAGGGCTGCTGGACAGTCCTTCCAAGCAGCTGATGCAGGACCTCATCAGAGACCTCGAGCAAGTGCGTCTACATAATTCGGAGCTCAAGAGGGTTAAACAGTACGAGCGACGATCATTCTACGAACGCCTCGACCAAATTGATCGCGAGAGGGAAGAAGTCCACAATGCAGCTTTGAGTGCCGCCGCCGCTAAACGGGACCAGTTACGACGAGAGGCGGAGGAAACATTACACCAGCATCTACGAGCCGCCGAAGAAGAGCGTAGACgcaaagaagaggaggagcggaggaggaaagaaaaaattgAACGTGAGAAAGCTGAAAAGGAGCGTCGTGAACGGGAAGAGGCCGCTCGACGGGAGGCTGAGAGGAAAGCGAGGGAAGAGCAGAGGAGACGACAGGCCGAAGAAACTGAACGCATTCGGAAAGCTAAGGAAGAAGCGGAGAAGAAAGCCCGTGAGGAACGTGAGGAACGTGAGCGTCTGgaacaagagaagaagaaacaggaGGAAGAGAGGCTGAAGGTACAGAAGGAGCAGGAGAAAAAGGTCGCAGAGCAAAAGAGACCGGAAATTCGAGAATTTCTCGGTGAAACCCGGCGCACACCGCAAGAGGTGACTGAGCACAAACGATACCTCGAATTACACAAACACCTTAAGCAGTTCAGAAAGTACATGGTCGACGAGACCAAGAAGAACCCGGTTCTTAAGCAGCATATGGGAGACATGCGCCGAACAATCAAAAAATGTGTCGGCCAGCTGTTAACCAACGATACAGCGGCCAACAGAACTCCA ACCAACGAGATTGTCACCATCCTCAAGAAAGCTTCGGCCCTACAAGAACCCTCCATCGACATTCGCCAATTTATCGCCTTCCCACCACCTCACGTTGTGAACGAAGAGAGCAAGGTTCCCGCGCTACTAATATACCTTCTCAATATATTTGCTAAGGCAATAATAGCCCAACTAGTGGCCGAAGCTGGCGTAACGCCGAAATGTGCCGGTCCCCTTGGAGTCCTCACTGCCCAAGTCTTTTCTATGGACGCATTCGTCTACAAAGGTTGCTCCATGATCGACATCCTGCTCGCGAAGTATCACGTCGTATGCCCCGTCCTCTGGGGCTTCTACGGCAGCGAATCCACCCAGACAGGTAAAACAGCACTAGGTTGGTGGCGAGACGAACCAGACGGGCCTTTCGTCTCCCGACAGGTCCACGAGGAACGCATGATCGGCCTCGGAGCCGGATTCGCAGCGATATCCCTCCGAGACTTTTCCAAAACTTCTCGCCAAAACCCGCTACCGAACACACACTTTTGGAAAGCACTTTCAATCATTGTTAACGTTCCTCCAGAGGAAATTCAGGATACCCATCTGACGGTGTTAGGTGCGATGTTGAAGTTTTCTGCGCAGAGGGTTGTTGGATTTTGGGGTGATTTGGGTCTTTTGGCATTGAGACATGCAATCGTGACGTTCCCGTCATCGCTCTCGAAAAAGTCGAGCGCAAGGTCGTCGGTGGAGATCTTGAGAGACCTCTACGCGCGAGAACATTGCATTCTTATTTGA
- a CDS encoding uncharacterized protein (EggNog:ENOG410PFBN~COG:J~BUSCO:668at33183) produces the protein MDQQGQSGIPGPTGRRLHIAHRRSPSELTPLMMEQLALQQQIELLQQQQQQIAATHQQYVNMGYLQPQQPLQHMTNAYSPTGIQGQGSIPNMPSHGNAFQFPQVQQQQLGVPMNNPNQPSHRRNQSAMPNVGMGPPPAPSSGSAYGEFSQQGQTQSSQSRENGGQGRGRGAPGGGHQRRHSLALPEARKAAELAQQKRTTSGFQFPIPGSSGASSSGQGERSSTPEEKAGTAATSTTPQAPQGLGVHRAGNIRAGAHMRSQSLAVGNGRGPPARGVGGFQFPQTGDGPGDGQRRSSHQGHGRTASRNFDSNWRQQGNQGQAQDQQRGSMGGFNQQQGAGGFQPGHRVRGSVNQSVGSIGSFQYTGQPQLIQLPQGPVVMAPPQLFGAQHLGPLQLAQLQAMQQGGQLNGQNMSLQPNQQISPQLAAQQQQQQRKTLFTPYLPQANLPALLNDGQLVTGILRVNKKNRSDAYVTTPDLDADIFICGSKDRNRALEGDLVAVELLDVDEVWSQKREKEEKKKRKDITDTRSGSSAGIDKGRSDSVTNGDSQIAPDGSIRRRGSLRQRPTQKKNDDVEVEGQSLLLVEEDEISDEHKPLYAGHVVAVIERVPGQMFSGSLGLLRPSSQATKEKQEAERQARDGGHSRPQQERQQDKPKIVWFKPTDKRVPLIAIPTEQAPRDFVEKHQDYANNIFVAAIKRWPITSLHPFGTLVEQLGTMGDLNVETDALLRDNNFASDEFSDAVLKNVGFENWSLESESAASLASRRDFRDERTLTIDPNGSNALDNAIHVKSLDDKVEIGFHVADVTHFIKFNSLVDREAKKRGTGVYLMTRIVNMLPPRLSGEVCSLQPGEDRLTVSVVFRVDPKTGAVEDEPWIGKGIIKSSGKLTYDEIDAAIAGKEVELQAATLDEVKLLNSIASKFREARFGHRSADVPPLRLFYQLDDENVPVMHNIFESSTAHELMEELSHKTNSLVAKRLFTAFPQKAFLRRQASPNFRRLGTFVDRMSRLGYDMDSTSSGTLQNSLFKIQDVDLRKGMETLLIKAMRRAKYYVAGTVRDEERQHYTLNLPLYTHFTNPSRRYADIIVHRQLDAMINNADFPEDIENLSKTADHCNNKKDSAQNAQEQSVHIESCRIIDKKRQEIGGDLISEGIVLCVYESAFDVLIPEYGFEKRVHCDQLPLKKAEFRKDERVLELYWEKGVPSSAYIPEDERPKPTLSSRAANAAAAARQAEEARQRAREREEAQRKQTETGTMSTDDVDALFDDDEDDMSELAEMAAGVSLNSPADRSTQSMPPSPTRNGHVQTPHRTQSDPKIAISAAEAPEVKLSNKERYINLFKLREEDGEYIQDVTEMTRVPIILKTDLSKSPPCLTIRSVNPYAL, from the exons ATGGATCAACAAGGGCAGTCTGGGATCCCAGGTCCCACTGGTAGACGGCTGCATATCGCCCATCGGAGAAGCCCATCAGAGCTTACTCCTCTTATGA TGGAGCAATTAGCTTTACAGCAACAGATAGAGCTGCttcagcagcaacagcagcagaTCGCTGCAACTCACCAACAATACGTTAACATGGGATATCTACAGCCCCAACAACCGCTGCAGCACATGACTAACGCCTACTCTCCAACCGGTATTCAAGGCCAAGGTAGCATCCCTAACATGCCATCTCATGGAAATGCGTTCCAGTTTCCGCAAGTCCAGCAACAACAGCTCGGCGTTCCCATGAACAATCCAAATCAACCATCGCATCGCCGCAACCAATCTGCTATGCCTAATGTTGGAATGGGTCCCCCCCCGGCTCCCTCCTCCGGGTCAGCTTACGGCGAGTTCAGCCAGCAAGGCCAAACCCAATCGAGTCAAAGTCGCGAGAATGGCGGTCAAGGTCGTGGTCGGGGTGCACCTGGTGGTGGACACCAACGTCGCCACTCTTTAGCTCTTCCAGAAGCCAGAAAAGCTGCCGAACTAGCACAACAGAAACGAACTACTTCCGGCTTCCAATTTCCAATACCCGGCTCTTCGGGCGCCTCTAGTTCAGGCCAGGGTGAAAGAAGTTCCACGCCCGAAGAAAAAGCGGGCACCGCTGCCACGAGCACCACGCCGCAAGCCCCACAAGGCTTGGGGGTCCACCGGGCTGGGAATATCCGTGCCGGTGCTCATATGCGCAGCCAGTCTCTTGCCGTTGGTAATGGTCGTGGGCCTCCCGCCAGGGGAGTTGGCGGATTCCAATTCCCCCAAACTGGAGATGGTCCCGGAGACGGACAACGCCGCTCAAGTCATCAAGGACATGGTCGAACTGCCTCTAGGAATTTTGATAGCAATTGGCGTCAACAAGGCAACCAGGGCCAGGCGCAAGACCAGCAGAGAGGCTCCATGGGGGGTTTCAACCAACAGCAAGGCGCAGGTGGTTTTCAGCCGGGTCACCGAGTACGGGGCTCTGTAAACCAGTCCGTTGGCTCTATTGGTTCCTTCCAATATACCGGACAGCCTCAGCTCATCCAGCTGCCCCAAGGACCGGTCGTCATGGCACCACCTCAACTTTTCGGTGCTCAGCATCTGGGGCCTCTTCAATTAGCTCAGTTGCAGGCCATGCAGCAGGGCGGACAGCTGAACGGGCAAAATATGTCACTGCAACCTAATCAACAAATCAGCCCTCAGCTCGCGGcccaacagcagcagcaacagcgaAAGACCCTGTTCACCCCATATCTTCCTCAAGCAAACTTGCCTGCCTTGCTCAACGACGGGCAGCTAGTCACTGGTATCTTACGGGTCAACAAGAAAAATCGGTCCGATGCCTATGTTACTACACCTGACCTTGATGCGGATATCTTTATCTGTGGCAGCAAGGATAGAAACAGAGCTCTTGAAGGTGATCTTGTCGCCGTAGAACTTCTCGATGTGGACGAAGTCTGGAGTCAAAAGCgtgaaaaggaagagaagaaaaagcgaaaGGATATCACCGATACTCGAAGTGGCAGCTCCGCCGGAATTGACAAAGGCAGATCCGATTCAGTCACAAACGGAGACTCTCAAATCGCTCCCGATGGAAGCATTCGTCGGCGAGGTAGTCTTCGACAGCGCCCAACacaaaagaagaatgatGACGTCGAAGTTGAAGGACAAAGTCTTTTGCTTGTCGAAGAGGATGAGATCAGCGATGAGCACAAGCCATTGTATGCGGGTCACGTCGTTGCTGTGATAGAGCGTGTGCCTGGCCAGATGTTCTCCGGTTCGCTTGGTCTTCTTCGTCCAAGTAGCCAGGCAACAAAGGAGAAGCAAGAAGCTGAACGTCAAGCCAGAGATGGTGGCCATAGTCGACCTCAGCAGGAGCGGCAACAGGACAAACCAAAAATCGTCTGGTTCAAACCTACCGATAAGCGTGTGCCTCTTATCGCTATTCCCACGGAGCAAGCTCCGAGAGACTTTGTGGAGAAGCACCAGGACTACGCAAATAACATCTTCGTGGCTGCCATCAAGAGATGGCCTATTACttctcttcatccattcgGAACTCTGGTCGAGCAATTAGGCACCATGGGCGACTTGAACGTTGAAACGGACGCTCTTTTAAGAGACAACAACTTTGCTTCCGATGAATTTTCCGATGCCGTCTTGAAGAATGTTGGATTTGAAAATTGGTCTTTAGAAAGTGAAAGTGCCGCATCGCTCGCCTCGCGTCGTGATTTCCGTGATGAGAGGACCTTGACCATTGATCCCAACGGCTCGAACGCATTGGACAACGCGATTCATGTAAAATCGCTTGATGATAAAGTCGAAATCGGCTTCCACGTTGCTGATGTCACTCATTTCATCAAGTTCAACTCTCTAGTCGACAGGGAGGCAAAGAAGCGTGGTACTGGGGTGTACTTGATGACTCGCATTGTGAACATGCTTCCACCTCGTCTTTCAGGCGAAGTATGCTCTTTGCAGCCGGGAGAAGATCGCTTGACAGTCAGCGTTGTCTTCCGTGTGGACCCTAAGACGGGCGCTGTCGAGGACGAACCCTGGATTGGCAAAGGAATAATCAAGAGCTCAGGGAAATTGACGTACGATGAGATCGATGCAGCTATTGCTGGCAAGGAAGTTGAGCTTCAAGCCGCTACCCTTGATGAAGTTAAGCTGCTGAAC AGCATCGCGTCGAAGTTTAGAGAAGCCCGCTTCGGTCATCGATCAGCAGATGTGCCGCCGCTGAGACTATTTTATCAACTTGACGACGAGAACGTGCCTGTCATGCATAATATTTTTGAGTCTTCTACAGCTCACGAGCTTATGGAGGAATTAAGCCACAAGACAAACTCCCTCGTTGCTAAACGGCTATTTACAGCTTTCCCCCAGAAGGCTTTCCTTCGCCGCCAGGCATCTCCCAATTTCAGGAGACTGGGAACTTTTGTTGATAGAATGTCCAGGCTCGGGTACGACATGGATTCCACAAGTAGTGGAACTCTGCAAAACAGCCTTTTCAAAATCCAGGATGTTGACTTGCGGAAA GGCATGGAAACACTTCTGATCAAGGCTATGCGCCGTGCGAAGTATTACGTTGCCGGAACCGTCCGGGATGAAGAGCGACAGCATTATACCCTCAACTTGCCTCTTTACACTCACTTTACTAACCCGTCGCGCCGCTACGCGGATATTATTGTCCACCGTCAGTTAGATGCGATGATAAATAACGCTGACTTCCCGGAGGATATTGAAAACCTCTCTAAAACCGCCGATCACTGTAACAACAAGAAGGATTCTGCCCAGAATGCGCAGGAACAGAGCGTTCACATCGAATCTTGCCGCATCATTGACAAGAAAAGACAGGAAATCGGAGGTGACCTCATCAGCGAGGGCATTGTCCTTTGTGTTTACGAATCCGCTTTTGATGTGCTCATCCCAGAATATGGATTCGAAAAACGAGTACATTGTGACCAGCTCCCTTTGAAGAAGGCTGAGTTCCGCAAGGATGAACGCGTGCTTGAACTATACTGGGAGAAGGGCGTACCATCTTCCGCCTACATTCCTGAAGACGAACGACCAAAGCCTACTCTAAGTTCACGAGCTGCGAACGCTGCCGCTGCTGCTCGCCAAGCAGAGGAGGCCAGACAGCGAGccagagaaagagaggaggcGCAAAGGAAACAAACTGAAACGGGTACCATGTCGACCGATGATGTCGATGCTCTCTTCGATGACGATGAGGATGACATGTCCGAATTGGCAGAAATGGCAGCAGGCGTATCGCTCAACTCGCCAGCTGACCGCTCCACACAGAGTATGCCACCATCCCCAACGAGAAACGGCCATGTTCAAACGCCGCATCGGACCCAATCCGATCCGAAAATAGCGATTAGCGCCGCCGAGGCTCCAGAGGTCAAACTTTCCAACAAGGAGAGATATATCAACCTCTTTAAACTTCGCGAGGAAGATGGCGAATATATCCAGGATGTTACAGAAATGACCAGAGTGCCAATTATTCTAAAGACTGACCTTAGCAAGAGTCCACC GTGCCTTACTATTAGGTCGGTGAACCCATATGCGCTTTGA